Proteins encoded by one window of Blautia faecicola:
- the dnaJ gene encoding molecular chaperone DnaJ — protein MAEKRDYYEVLGVERGADDATLKKAYRKLAKKYHPDMNPGDKEAEAKFKEATEAYSVLSDPEKRRTYDQYGHAAFENGGAGQGGGFGGFDFNGADMGDIFGDIFGDLFGGGRSRRANNGPMRGANLRAVVHITFQEAVFGCEKELELTLKDTCTKCNGTGAKPGTSPETCSKCHGTGQVTYTQQSMFGMVRNVQTCPDCGGTGKIIKDKCPDCRGTGFTASRKKIQVSIPAGIDDGQSIRIREKGEPGTNGGPRGDLLVEVQVARHPIFQRQDMNIFSTAPITYAQAALGGKIRINTVDGEVEYEVKPGTQTDTKIRLRGKGVPSLRNKNVRGDQYVTLVVQVPTKLSEEAKDALRAFDAACQGKPAPEKEKKKRFMDKLKETFED, from the coding sequence ATGGCAGAGAAAAGAGATTATTATGAGGTTCTGGGTGTAGAGCGCGGAGCTGATGATGCGACCTTGAAAAAAGCATACCGGAAACTGGCGAAAAAATATCATCCGGATATGAACCCAGGGGATAAAGAAGCAGAAGCAAAATTCAAAGAGGCGACAGAGGCGTACAGCGTACTGAGCGATCCGGAAAAGAGAAGAACATACGACCAGTACGGTCATGCAGCATTTGAAAATGGTGGAGCCGGTCAGGGTGGCGGTTTCGGTGGATTCGACTTTAACGGCGCAGATATGGGCGATATCTTCGGCGATATTTTCGGGGATCTGTTCGGCGGCGGAAGAAGCCGCAGAGCGAACAACGGTCCGATGCGTGGAGCAAACCTGCGTGCGGTTGTTCATATTACTTTCCAGGAAGCAGTTTTCGGCTGCGAAAAAGAACTGGAACTGACACTGAAAGATACCTGTACCAAATGTAACGGAACCGGTGCAAAACCGGGTACTTCTCCGGAAACCTGTAGCAAATGTCATGGAACCGGTCAGGTAACCTATACACAGCAGTCCATGTTCGGTATGGTACGAAACGTACAGACCTGTCCGGACTGTGGAGGAACCGGTAAGATCATCAAAGACAAATGCCCGGATTGCCGTGGAACCGGATTTACCGCAAGCAGAAAGAAGATCCAGGTATCTATTCCGGCAGGTATCGACGATGGACAGAGCATCCGTATTCGTGAAAAAGGAGAACCGGGAACCAATGGCGGACCGAGAGGCGATCTGCTGGTAGAAGTACAGGTAGCCCGTCATCCGATCTTCCAGAGACAGGATATGAATATCTTCTCCACAGCACCGATCACCTATGCACAGGCTGCACTGGGTGGTAAGATCCGCATCAACACGGTAGACGGTGAAGTAGAGTACGAAGTAAAACCCGGTACACAGACCGATACCAAGATCCGTCTGCGCGGAAAAGGTGTACCGTCACTGAGAAACAAAAATGTTCGTGGTGATCAGTATGTCACCCTGGTTGTCCAGGTACCGACCAAACTTTCCGAGGAAGCCAAAGATGCACTTCGTGCTTTCGACGCAGCATGCCAGGGAAAACCGGCACCGGAGAAAGAAAAGAAAAAACGCTTCATGGATAAACTGAAAGAAACCTTTGAGGATTAG
- a CDS encoding 16S rRNA (uracil(1498)-N(3))-methyltransferase: MYRFFVKPEQIDMEEKKVHITGSDVNHIKNVLRMRQGETILISAGDNLEYTCLVGEMEAEEVIADISYVQEVGMELPSKIYLFQGLPKSDKMEMIIQKAVELGVYEVIPVSTARAVVKLDAKKEASKQKRWQTIAESAAKQSKRMVIPQIHSVMKFSEAVNYAGELDIRFIPYELAEDMAHTKKLFEQIEPGQSIGIFIGPEGGFTPEEIELAMAHQVQPITLGKRILRTETAGMTVLSILMFLLEGKE; encoded by the coding sequence ATGTATCGTTTTTTTGTAAAACCGGAACAGATTGATATGGAAGAAAAAAAGGTGCATATCACAGGCAGTGATGTGAACCATATAAAAAATGTGCTTCGGATGCGTCAGGGAGAAACCATCCTGATCAGCGCAGGGGATAATCTGGAATATACCTGTCTGGTCGGCGAGATGGAAGCGGAAGAAGTGATCGCAGATATCAGCTATGTGCAGGAAGTAGGCATGGAGCTGCCGTCAAAGATTTATCTGTTTCAGGGACTTCCAAAGAGTGACAAGATGGAGATGATCATTCAGAAAGCGGTGGAACTCGGCGTTTATGAAGTGATTCCGGTGAGCACTGCACGGGCGGTAGTAAAACTGGATGCCAAAAAAGAAGCATCCAAACAGAAACGGTGGCAGACGATCGCAGAAAGCGCTGCAAAACAGTCCAAACGAATGGTGATTCCACAGATTCATTCTGTGATGAAGTTTTCAGAGGCAGTGAACTACGCCGGAGAGCTGGATATCCGGTTTATTCCGTATGAACTTGCCGAAGATATGGCGCATACGAAAAAACTGTTTGAACAGATCGAACCGGGACAGTCCATCGGTATCTTTATCGGACCGGAAGGTGGATTTACACCGGAAGAGATTGAACTTGCCATGGCACATCAGGTACAGCCGATCACACTGGGAAAACGGATTTTGCGGACAGAGACAGCAGGAATGACGGTACTCTCGATCCTGATGTTTTTGCTGGAAGGAAAGGAATAA
- the prmA gene encoding 50S ribosomal protein L11 methyltransferase produces MKWKKFKIKTVTDAEDIIISTLYDIGLEGAQIEDKVPLTAMEKEQMFVDILPDGPEDDGIAYLSFFVEEAEDGTLTVNGEEKTEEEILSQVKEELESLRMFCEIGEGSIAVDETEDIDWINNWKKYFKQFYVDDILIIPSWEEVKEEDKDKMIIHIDPGTAFGTGMHETTQLCIRQLKKYVTPETELLDVGTGSGILSIIALKMGAKHAVGTDLDPCAVPAVEENKEVNGIIPESFDMMIGNIIDDKEVQDKVGYGCYDIVVANILADVLVPLTPVIVNQMKPGAVYITSGIIDDKEPTVVDAVKAAGLEILEVTYQGEWVSVTARKQA; encoded by the coding sequence ATGAAATGGAAAAAATTTAAAATAAAAACAGTGACAGATGCAGAAGATATTATCATCAGTACGTTATATGATATCGGACTGGAAGGCGCACAGATTGAAGACAAAGTGCCGCTGACTGCGATGGAAAAAGAGCAGATGTTTGTAGACATCCTGCCGGACGGACCGGAAGATGACGGAATCGCTTACTTAAGTTTCTTTGTGGAAGAGGCAGAAGACGGAACCCTTACGGTAAATGGCGAGGAGAAAACAGAAGAAGAGATTCTTTCTCAGGTAAAAGAAGAACTGGAATCCCTGCGGATGTTCTGTGAGATCGGCGAGGGCAGTATTGCCGTGGATGAGACGGAAGATATCGACTGGATCAACAACTGGAAAAAATACTTCAAACAGTTTTATGTGGATGACATTCTGATCATTCCTTCCTGGGAAGAAGTCAAAGAAGAAGACAAAGACAAGATGATCATCCATATCGATCCGGGAACAGCATTTGGAACCGGTATGCATGAGACCACACAGCTGTGTATCCGCCAGCTGAAAAAATACGTGACACCGGAGACCGAACTTCTCGATGTGGGAACCGGAAGCGGTATTCTGTCGATCATTGCACTGAAAATGGGTGCAAAACACGCAGTCGGAACCGATCTGGATCCATGTGCGGTACCGGCAGTGGAAGAAAATAAAGAAGTAAACGGAATCATTCCGGAAAGCTTCGACATGATGATCGGAAATATCATCGATGACAAAGAAGTACAGGATAAAGTCGGATACGGATGCTACGATATCGTAGTGGCAAATATTTTGGCAGATGTTTTGGTACCGCTGACACCGGTCATTGTTAACCAGATGAAACCGGGCGCAGTATATATTACCTCCGGTATCATCGATGACAAAGAACCGACCGTAGTAGATGCCGTGAAAGCAGCCGGTCTGGAGATTCTGGAAGTGACATATCAGGGCGAGTGGGTATCCGTAACCGCAAGAAAGCAGGCGTAA
- the thiI gene encoding tRNA uracil 4-sulfurtransferase ThiI produces the protein MFKAFLVKYAEIGIKGKNRYLFEDALIRQMEYVLKPVEGTFHVTKEQGRIYVLTEGDFDYEEALEALKRVFGIAYICPVVIKEDQGYEQLEKDVVAYVDHVYPDKNKTFKMHVRRAKKTYPGTSMELNANLGGAILDAFPEMKVDVHDPQLLITVEIREKIYIYSESIPGPGGMPIGTNGKAMLLLSGGIDSPVAGYMIAKRGVKIDAVYFHAPPYTSERAKQKVVDLAKLVARYSGPINLYVVNFTDIQLYIYDQCPHDELTIIMRRYMMKIAERIGKEQGCLGLITGESIGQVASQTVQSLAATNEVCTMPVFRPVIGFDKQEIVDISLKINTYETSIQPYEDCCTIFVAKHPVTKPNIQMIKKSETKLAEKIDEMMDQAVNTAERIYIEA, from the coding sequence ATGTTTAAAGCATTTTTAGTAAAATATGCGGAGATCGGCATCAAGGGAAAAAACAGATATCTGTTTGAAGATGCGCTGATCCGTCAGATGGAATATGTATTGAAACCGGTAGAGGGAACCTTCCATGTAACCAAAGAGCAGGGAAGAATCTATGTGCTGACCGAGGGTGACTTTGATTATGAGGAAGCGCTGGAAGCGTTAAAACGCGTATTTGGTATTGCGTATATCTGCCCGGTTGTGATCAAAGAAGATCAGGGATACGAACAGCTGGAAAAAGATGTGGTGGCTTATGTGGACCATGTGTATCCGGATAAAAATAAAACATTCAAGATGCATGTACGCCGTGCAAAGAAGACCTATCCGGGAACTTCGATGGAACTGAATGCAAACCTCGGCGGAGCGATCCTGGATGCATTTCCGGAGATGAAAGTCGATGTGCACGATCCACAGCTGCTGATCACGGTGGAGATCCGTGAAAAAATCTATATTTATTCCGAGTCTATCCCGGGACCTGGCGGTATGCCGATCGGAACTAACGGAAAAGCGATGCTTTTGTTATCAGGTGGTATCGACTCTCCGGTAGCCGGTTACATGATCGCAAAACGTGGCGTAAAGATCGATGCGGTTTATTTCCATGCACCGCCATACACCAGCGAACGTGCCAAACAGAAAGTGGTAGATCTGGCAAAACTGGTGGCAAGATACAGCGGACCGATCAATCTGTATGTTGTAAACTTTACAGATATTCAGCTGTATATCTACGATCAGTGCCCGCACGACGAGCTGACAATCATTATGCGCCGTTACATGATGAAGATTGCAGAACGCATCGGAAAAGAGCAGGGATGCCTGGGATTGATCACAGGAGAGAGCATCGGACAGGTGGCAAGCCAGACCGTACAGAGTCTTGCGGCAACGAACGAAGTGTGCACGATGCCGGTATTCCGTCCGGTGATCGGATTTGACAAACAGGAGATCGTGGATATCTCTCTGAAGATCAATACTTACGAGACATCCATTCAGCCATACGAAGACTGCTGTACGATCTTTGTGGCAAAACATCCGGTAACCAAACCGAACATCCAGATGATCAAAAAATCAGAGACAAAACTTGCAGAGAAGATTGATGAGATGATGGATCAGGCGGTCAATACCGCAGAGAGGATCTATATTGAAGCGTAA
- a CDS encoding cysteine desulfurase family protein — MEAYLDNSATTRCYAEVKDIVVKTMMDDYGNPSAMHQKGVESERYVKEAAGQIAATLKVQEKEIYFTSGGTESNNWALIGTALANRRQGNHIIISSIEHPAVSAPAEFLESQGFEVTRLGVNAQGQISLEELKEAIRPETVLVSVMFVNNEIGAVEPIAEIGELIKQVNPKTYFHVDAIQAYGKFRILPKKMHIDMLSASGHKIHGPKGTGFLYISEKMKIVPIIYGGGQQKGMRSGTDNVPGIAGLGLASKMVYDHLEENVNHMYDLRAYFVGELEKMDQVVVHGPHGEAAAPQIVSAAFVGVRSEVLLHTLEERDIYVSAGSACSTHKRSGSPTLTAIGLPKNQMEATVRFSFCETTTKEELDYTLQVLNEVVPMLRRYARH, encoded by the coding sequence GTGGAAGCATATTTAGATAATTCAGCCACAACCCGCTGTTATGCAGAGGTGAAGGATATTGTCGTAAAGACTATGATGGATGACTATGGCAATCCTTCCGCCATGCATCAGAAGGGTGTGGAGAGTGAACGATACGTGAAAGAAGCGGCAGGACAGATCGCGGCTACGTTAAAAGTACAGGAAAAAGAAATTTATTTTACCTCCGGTGGAACCGAGTCCAACAACTGGGCACTGATCGGAACAGCACTGGCAAACAGACGGCAGGGGAATCATATCATTATCAGTAGCATTGAACATCCGGCAGTATCCGCCCCGGCGGAATTTCTGGAAAGCCAGGGATTTGAAGTGACGAGACTGGGTGTCAATGCACAGGGACAGATTTCTCTGGAAGAACTGAAAGAAGCGATCCGTCCGGAGACGGTTCTGGTATCGGTGATGTTTGTGAATAACGAAATCGGAGCGGTAGAGCCGATTGCAGAGATCGGGGAACTGATCAAACAGGTGAATCCGAAGACGTATTTTCATGTAGATGCGATTCAGGCATATGGAAAATTCCGGATTCTTCCGAAAAAAATGCATATCGATATGCTTTCCGCGAGCGGACATAAGATTCACGGACCGAAAGGAACCGGATTCTTATATATCAGTGAAAAAATGAAAATTGTCCCGATCATCTACGGAGGTGGTCAGCAGAAAGGCATGCGCTCCGGCACGGACAATGTGCCGGGAATCGCAGGACTGGGACTGGCTTCTAAAATGGTCTATGATCATCTGGAAGAAAATGTAAATCATATGTATGATCTTCGCGCGTATTTTGTCGGAGAACTCGAAAAGATGGATCAGGTTGTGGTTCATGGTCCGCACGGGGAAGCGGCTGCGCCGCAGATCGTAAGTGCTGCATTTGTGGGTGTGCGAAGCGAAGTGTTATTACATACCCTGGAAGAAAGAGACATCTATGTGTCAGCGGGAAGTGCCTGCTCCACACATAAAAGAAGCGGAAGCCCGACGCTGACAGCCATCGGACTGCCGAAGAATCAGATGGAAGCAACCGTACGGTTCAGTTTCTGTGAGACAACCACAAAAGAAGAACTGGACTATACGTTACAGGTGTTAAATGAAGTAGTACCGATGCTGCGCCGGTATGCAAGACATTAA